A genomic window from Xyrauchen texanus isolate HMW12.3.18 chromosome 31, RBS_HiC_50CHRs, whole genome shotgun sequence includes:
- the LOC127624997 gene encoding zinc finger protein 501-like: MKEELIIREPSSMFIMREQVDVIHAGEMLQTPVKIEVKQEVKEEQQTDEDDEENTTEKQQKDEDDEENTTEKQQKDEDDEEQQMLQTSVKIEVKQEEVKEENTREEQQSDEDDDDFIPSDLVEVKEQRQEMTKKNFLLKKPQKRAAKNAVTCSQCGKIFTYKCLLKIHMRIHTGEKPYTCHQCGKRFNNKGHLDVHKRIHSGEKPYTCIQCGKSFTQKEYLNAHTRIHTGEKPYTCNQCGKGFSQRGSLNVHMRIHTGERPFTCHQCGKSFAYADYLKNHLHCHSGERPFECDKCDKTFALSRSLKKHLKTHKNEKPHNCSFCGKSFARLFYFKEHQKIHTGVGAHMCFECGKIFITASDLKEHQRIHTGEKPYKCSHCGKSFTLSQHLKNHERIHTGEKPYKCSHCEKRFTCSQNMKKHERIHTGEKPYKCSQCERSFTQLGNLKKHEKIHSGEKPYKCSHCGKSFTWSDSLKTHERIHTGEKPYHCSSCGKSFRAARILVTHMKKYCPK; this comes from the exons ATGAAAGAAGAGCTGATAATCCGAGAGCCCAGTTCG atgttcatcatgagagagcaggtggatgtgattcatGCTGGAGAGATgttgcagacaccagtgaagattgaagtgaagcaggaggtaAAAGAAGAACAACAGAccgatgaagatgatgaagaaaacacaacagagaaaCAACAgaaagatgaagatgatgaagaaaacacaacagagaaaCAACAgaaagatgaagatgatgaagaacagcagatgctgcagacatcagtgaagattgaagtgaagcaggaagaggtaaaagaagaaaacacaagagaggaacaacagagtgatgaagatgatgatgacttTATTCCTTCAg ACCTGGTGGAAGTGAAAGAGCAACGTCAAGAGATGACTAAGAAGAATTTCTTACTAAAAAAGCCTCAAAAAAGAGCAGCCAAAAATGCtgtcacctgctctcagtgtggaaagatttTCACCTATAAATGCCTGCTTAAaatacacatgagaattcatactggagagaagccttatacgtgccatcagtgtgggaaacGTTTCAATAATAAAGGACACCTTGATGTGCACAAGAGAATTCActctggagaaaaaccttacacatgtattcagtgtggaaaaagtttcacgCAAAAAGAATATCTTAATGCTCACACAAGAatacacactggagagaagccttacacttGCAATCAGTGTGGAAAAGGTTTCTCACAGAGAGGAAGTCTTAAtgtacacatgagaattcacacaggagaaaggcctttcacatgccatcagtgtggaaaaagttttgcatATGCAGATTATCTAAAAAATCATCTCCATTGTCACTCTGGAGAACGGCCATTTGAATGTGATAAGTGTGATAAAACATTTGCTCTGTCCCGATCTctaaaaaaacatctgaaaactCACAAAAATGAGAAGCCTCACAATTGTTCTTTTTGTGGCAAAAGCTTTGCGCGCCTGTTCTATTTTAAAGAGCACCAGAAAATTCATACCGGCGTGGGGGCacatatgtgctttgaatgtgggaagatCTTTATTACAGCCAGCGACTTGAAAGAGCAtcaaagaattcatactggagagaaaccatacaagtgttcacactgtggaaagagtttcactctgtcacaacatttaaaaaatcatgagagaattcatacaggagagaaaccatacaagtgttcacactgtgaaaagagattcACTTGCTCgcaaaacatgaaaaaacacgagagaattcatactggagagaaaccttacaagtgctcacaatgTGAAAGGAGTTTCACTCAGTTAGgaaacctgaaaaaacacgagaaaATTCattctggagagaaaccttacaagtgctcacactgtggaaagagttttacttGGTCAGACAGcttgaaaacacacgagagaattcatactggagagaaaccataccacTGCTCTTCGTGTGGGAAAAGTTTCAGGGCAGCAAGGATTCTAGTGACCCATATGAAAAAGTATTGCCCAAAGTAA